The genomic DNA CGACAAAGTATGGCACTTTGACGGAAGTATGACAAAGCTTCCGAGCTCGGAAGAAGTGGCCGCCTCCGTTAAAAAGATCGGTTATCAAAACATCATCCTCAACCCTGCGGACCACAGCGTATTTCTCAAAAATAAAGGCATGAAGATCGGATTTGGTGCCATCGGCAAAGGCTATGCGGCCAACCGCGCCCGCGATGTGATGCGCGAAATGGGCATACCCGGCGGCGTGGTAAATGCGGCCGGCGATCTGACCACCTGGGGCCGGCAGGCTACCGGCGAATCGTGGTATGTGGGCATTGCCGACCCGGCCGAAAAAGACAAGGTCTTCTCATGGCTGACAGCTGATGACATTGCCGTGGTGACCTCGGGCAATTATGAAAAGTATGTGGAGCTGGCTGGTAAAAGATATTCCCACATCATCGACCCGCGCACAGGCTATCCCGTATCAGGACTCAAGAGTGTGACCGTGGTTTGCGCCAATGCCGAGCTGGCCGACGCGCTTGCCACTGCTGTATCGGTGCTGGGCGCCGATGAAGGGTTGCGGCTGGTAAACCAACTCAAGGGAGTGGAGTGCCTGTTGATCACAGAAAATAACGAACTGCTGACCTCTGAGAACCTGCAGCTCCATTACTATAAAAACAAACCGTTAACGAGCGGAGCAGTCCGTGAAGAAAACACCCAAAACAGATGAAGCGATCTTATCCACCTTTAAAATGTCTACTCGGCAGCCTCTGCCTGCTAGGGCTGATGAGCAGTTGCGAAGCGGTCAAACCTTTCCAGAAAGCCTACCTCAACGAAGAGGAAATGCAACTGAGCATGCACAAGTCCGAATCTTTTGAAGTGAATTTTGAATCATACCGCGAGGGAGGCTCCGGCGCCAATGGCGGCAAAGTAGGAGGAGGGTGCGGATGCAACTAAAGTATGCAGTGCTGCTGCTGGCCTGTGGCATAGCAACAGCAGCAAGAGCGCAAAGCGCAAAAGACCAACGCGTGCAGCAGTTGCCACCGGCCGACGTGAACATTTTAGCCAGTTATTACACCCAGGACGGCAACCACTCGCCGGTGACGGGCGGTGTGGGTACCGAAGAGCTGACCGACGTTACGCCTACCATCATCGTCAATGTGCCACTGGATACGGTCACGAATCTGAACGTAAATTTCGGGATGGACTTTTACTCATCCGCCTCCACCGATAAAATAGATCCTTACACGGTTTCGTCGGCTTCCAGTTCCGATACCCGCACGCACATAAATATCGGCTTTAGCCGGAACAACAGCCTGCACCGGGTGATCAAAAGTATTCATGTGGGCGCATCAAAAGAGTATGATTATACTTCTTTCTCGCTGGGTGCGGGTTGGTCGAAAGGCTCATTGGATGGCAACCGGGAACTGAGTTTAGGAGCTGAGGTTTTCTTTGATACCTGGAAAATTATTTACCCCATTGAGCTACGCGGCCAGGGCGACCTGGTGCCGACTAAAAACCGGCAATCCTATAATTTCTCGGGGACGCTCTCGCAGGTCATTAACCGCCGCTTGCAGGCCTCCGTTTCCACGGACCTGGTATACCAGGCTGGTTTGCTTTCAACGCCGTTTCACCGGGTATACTTCCGCGATGATGCTGCCCATACGGTGGAGCAGCTGCCAGATAGCCGCTTTAAGTTTCCGGTGGGCATCCGCCTGAACTACTTTGCCAGCGATTATGTGACCACCCGCCTGTTTTACCGGTTTTATAATGATGATTGGGGCATTGTATCGCATACCTTGGAAGTGGAAGCACCAGTTAAAATCGGGCCGTTCTTTTCTTTTTACCCCTTCTATCGCTTTTACACGCAAACCGCCGCCGATTATTTTGCTCCCTATGCCGAACACAGTATAGCTGACGCCTTTTATACATCGGACTATGACCTGTCTGACTTTCAAAGTAACAAGTTAGGGATGGGGGTGCGGTATTCGCCGCTTTTTGGAATATCAAAATTCAACCTGCCATTCTCGGGCAACAACTCCCTGTTTAAAAGCATCGAGTTGCGCGCTGCCCAGTACTGGCGCAGCGATGGCCTGCACGCCTTTATCATCAGCACCGATTTGGGCTTTACCATCCCGGCCGCACAGTAAAACAACAAAGCCGCTCCAATTATAGAGCGGCTTTGTTGTTTTAATAAGTATGGCAAGTGATTTATAAGTATAACACTTGAAGTATATTATGCCTCTTTTGCCGGAATATGCTTGAGGGTTTCGAGCAGGAAACCCCAGTATTTCTGCACAGAGCTGATCTGCACTTTCTCATCAGGCGAGTGCGCTCCGCGAATATTAGGGCCGAAAGAGATCATTTCCATGTCGGGGTAGTTGGCGCCAAGTATGCCGCATTCCAGGCCGGCATGGCAGGCGTTCACGTCGGGCTCGCTTTGGAACATGTCGCGGTATAGCTTGGTCATGATCTGCACAATAGCTGCCTCCGGCCGAGGCGTCCAGCCCGGGTATGAACCCGTCAGCTTTACCTCAGCACCGGCCAATTCCAGCGCACTCCGGATCGCAGTAGCCAGGTCCAGCTTCTCTGAATTTACAGCACTTCGTGTCAGGCACATGATGGTATAGCCGCCTTCCTGCACCAGCACCCGTGCCAGATTATTGCTGGTCTGTACCAGGTTCTCGATGTCGGGGCTGAGGCGGTAAATACCATTTGGGCAGGTATACAGCACGCGCAGCAACTTGTGCTGAAAGTCGGCCGGTAATACCATTGCGGGAACGGTTGTTGGTTCCAGCACCACTTCCAGTGCAGGGTCTGTGGTGGCGTATTCGGCCTTCAGCACCTGGGTTTGCTGCACTATCAAATTTTTAAATGCTTCTTCCTGGCCGGCAGCAACCGCTAGTATGGCAAAAGACTCCCGCGGAATAGCGTTGCGTAAGCCACCGCCATCCAGGGCGCTCACCTTTACAGCTGTTTCTTCGGTAGCCTGAAATAGCAACCGGTTCATGAGCTTGTTAGCATTGCCACGTCCCAGGTGAATGTCCATGCCGGAGTGGCCACCGGTTAAGCCTCTAACTGTTAGTTTGTAGCCTTTGCTGCC from Pontibacter liquoris includes the following:
- a CDS encoding aminoacyl-histidine dipeptidase gives rise to the protein MSTDIRSLEPKAMWNHFADLNAVPRPSKKEERVIQFIRNFGEQLGLPTLVDETGNVIIKKPATPGMEDRQTVALQSHLDMVHQKNASTTFDFNTEGIRMYVDGDWVKADGTTLGADNGIGVASIMALLSSTDIPHPALEALFTIDEETGMTGAMNLKGGLLDAPIMLNLDTEDDRELTIGCAGGIDVTATGHYTPEQAPAGSKGYKLTVRGLTGGHSGMDIHLGRGNANKLMNRLLFQATEETAVKVSALDGGGLRNAIPRESFAILAVAAGQEEAFKNLIVQQTQVLKAEYATTDPALEVVLEPTTVPAMVLPADFQHKLLRVLYTCPNGIYRLSPDIENLVQTSNNLARVLVQEGGYTIMCLTRSAVNSEKLDLATAIRSALELAGAEVKLTGSYPGWTPRPEAAIVQIMTKLYRDMFQSEPDVNACHAGLECGILGANYPDMEMISFGPNIRGAHSPDEKVQISSVQKYWGFLLETLKHIPAKEA
- a CDS encoding DUF3570 domain-containing protein yields the protein MQLKYAVLLLACGIATAARAQSAKDQRVQQLPPADVNILASYYTQDGNHSPVTGGVGTEELTDVTPTIIVNVPLDTVTNLNVNFGMDFYSSASTDKIDPYTVSSASSSDTRTHINIGFSRNNSLHRVIKSIHVGASKEYDYTSFSLGAGWSKGSLDGNRELSLGAEVFFDTWKIIYPIELRGQGDLVPTKNRQSYNFSGTLSQVINRRLQASVSTDLVYQAGLLSTPFHRVYFRDDAAHTVEQLPDSRFKFPVGIRLNYFASDYVTTRLFYRFYNDDWGIVSHTLEVEAPVKIGPFFSFYPFYRFYTQTAADYFAPYAEHSIADAFYTSDYDLSDFQSNKLGMGVRYSPLFGISKFNLPFSGNNSLFKSIELRAAQYWRSDGLHAFIISTDLGFTIPAAQ
- a CDS encoding DUF4266 domain-containing protein, producing the protein MSSCEAVKPFQKAYLNEEEMQLSMHKSESFEVNFESYREGGSGANGGKVGGGCGCN
- a CDS encoding FAD:protein FMN transferase encodes the protein MLKRYFLFLLCLFLLTNFAQAQRLPTKTPQQYKKVLLLMGTRFELAAVTTDEQLAWEAIAAGVKEIQRIEALISEWQPTSQTSEINRNAGIKPVVVDEELYELISRSNRISRITGGAFDISFAAIDKVWHFDGSMTKLPSSEEVAASVKKIGYQNIILNPADHSVFLKNKGMKIGFGAIGKGYAANRARDVMREMGIPGGVVNAAGDLTTWGRQATGESWYVGIADPAEKDKVFSWLTADDIAVVTSGNYEKYVELAGKRYSHIIDPRTGYPVSGLKSVTVVCANAELADALATAVSVLGADEGLRLVNQLKGVECLLITENNELLTSENLQLHYYKNKPLTSGAVREENTQNR